The DNA window AATAAAGGCATTAACAATTGAGGAAATCCATGGAATTCAAAACGACTTTGTTAATGCTGCCGTGAATTCATTGAAAATTgctgattttgattttgttgaattacATGCCACTTCTGGGTTTTTAATTGAGCAATTTTTATCACCACtttcaaacaaaagaaCAGATGAATACGGTGGggatttaattaatagaTGTAGatttttgattgaaatCATTGACAAGTTTATTAATCATCCAGATATTGGGGCCCATAAATTTGGTATTAGAATTAGTCCATGGTATTCCCATAATGGAATGGTGTATCCTGAAGAAAATAAGCTAGGAAATGGTATTCCATATCAATTTTGTCAGTATATTTTGGAACAATTAGAGGAAAGAAAATCTCAAGGAAATGAAATCGCAtatgtttcaattgttgagCCAAGAGTATCTGGAAATTCTGATGTTGAAAGTTTTggaaataaatcaaatgatgGAATAATCAAGTACTGGAGTGGTAAACTTATTCGTGCCGGTGGTTATGCTACTAATTTCAATGTTGTAAACCCAACTTCGatcaaaaccaataaaCAGTTTACAAACGAGAATGGCGAAATTGTTCATTATGCCAATTTAATCAATGACGTCAGCAATGATGATAGAACATTAATTGGATTTTCAAGACCATTTACTAGCAATCCTGATTTGATTTACCGATTggaaaacaatttgaaattggaatACTATGACCGGCCAACTTTTTATACTCAAACAGGTGACGGTTATTTAACTTTCAAGAATTATGATGGCTCACCAGTAACTCAGTTGCTGGATGGGGAGCTTAATCGGGAAGGAATCTCATTACAATAAAGACATATTACTGttcatttatatttataagtAGATTGAAAATAGAGAGATAATACATTAGAACGAGTGTAGTCAATATTGAAGGAAGTTTAGGGCGGTGAGGTCGTGCGAAGTAGGTGCAAATCCCAGACGAAAAAAAAGCCGGGTCGACAGAagggggaaaaaaaaactggcAAACGCGTCAGAAATATTATTCTTAAGAATTTTcgtgttttttttttttttttacaaacTCTCCCTATTCTTCCTTCTAGTGTTTACTTCCAATAACATTAACAACATATATTCAACTAGCCTTGTTGCCACtttcaaatacaaataaaaTCATAACTTTATGATAATACTAAACGATTCAACACAGTTTCTTTAACTACTTTAACATTTTTCGTAATAATCATGTCGGATACTGAGTATATATCAGATTCGGAAGATGATGCACTACGGGGAGAATTACTAATAGATCAGAATAAATTTGCTGATATTTTATCAAGACTATCTCCTAGGAAACAAGAACTAACAAGACACCGACTAGAAAGATTAACAAACGTATCATATGTAAATAGAGAAAATAATACTCGGAGTGCTCGACTACGTCATCACCAAAACAACGAGATAAGGAACACAATTAGCAACAGAATCGAAGATAGTGACGATGATTCGGATTTAAACACAATCGATCTTATTAGAAATCTACCGAGAAGGTCAAATAACGAGATAGAGCAACGAAAGGATAGCACTTCACAGCATCAAAGTCAAAATCATACTGTTACACAAAACAATGTTGACAATACAGTTGTCCTCGACGACCAAGAAAACGAACATCATTTGCAATCGTATTTGAATACCACAACCTCGTATGTTACTTGGTCAGGTAGAAGTTtaaggaaaagaaattttgcTAGCACACATCCCTATTTAGCAGATCAAGCACATTATTTGGGACTCTCCGATGTTGACtatttaaatgaaatttacGAAGAGAACGACCACAATCTAGAGAAGGTGgtgaaatatttaaattataattacGAAAGATTAAAAAAGAGGTATCCAAAGGATGAAAAGTATAGGAGCAAGAATTTTTACACCATAATTAGTCGACAATCACATTTAGCTAGAGAAAAGGAGCTTCAAGAGGAGCAAATAACAGGCGATTCTGTGTCTTTACCAAATAtcaatgatgaatttgaggaggaagatgatgaagggAATAAGGAATTTACAATTGACCCATTAgatgatttgaattcaCAAATATATGAAACAGATGAATCCAGCAATGAGCCAGATGACTTTTTGCAACCAGTCAAACACCATCGGTTGGTCATAccagatgatgatgaagataacgacaccaacaacatcaatGGCAATTACTATAGTAgaaatgttgttgatgaagaaagtGGTAGTGGTTCCGATTCTGATTCGAGCAAGTCAGATATTTACGTCAGAGTGGGTGGCAGATTtaggaaagaaaagaatgcACTAAAAGGAGTGCTTCCTGAATCAGCAAAAAGACTATCGATATATCAACCAGGTTCTAAAAGGTCATCAAATAGACACTTGCAGAAGTCACAAGCAGTTCTGGAGTATAGAAAAGGAATGGCATTGAGAAAACGcacaaaaagaaaaatttctGAACGAGACGATTTCACTGGGTTTGTGGATGATACCATAACCTATGATACGAATAATGAACTTTATCATGAATTGTACGACCAGCCTGTCGTTATAGAAGAACAAACTCCATCGTTGAGCTACCCAAGTTTTGAAAGTGTTACAAACTTTTCAGAAAGTTCGGCCTCAGAAGATGAAGACAAACAGATGAGCTATGAAAGTGATTTGGATATATTTGATGTTAGACCTAGAGAGGCAGATATTGCAGGTATTGACGAAGAGACTAgaaatgttgatgataacGAGGAGTTGGATGAACCTCTAGATTACGAAGTCCGTGAAGGTGATTATATAAATCACATGTTAGCAACTGCGCCTAAAAGCAAATCCACTAGATCAAAGAGACAAAGCACTGGTACTACTGCTACTATGAATACTTCCAGCAGAAGGACATATAAATCACAAAAACGTTCCATAGCTGGAATGTTGTCACGATCTAAAGGTGCCCGTGGTCATAGCACCAAGGGAGACGTTCAGCGGTCAGATTCGAGTACTGTTTCAGTAATGAATAGATC is part of the Candida dubliniensis CD36 chromosome R, complete sequence genome and encodes:
- a CDS encoding nadph dehydrogenase, (old yellow enzyme), putative (Similar to S. cerevisiae OYE2); translated protein: MTVSTPLTKTNLFKPITIGDVKLNHRVVHAPTSRKRSTKDNYPTDLMIDYYKSRSQYPGSFIIFESSLVSERSGLVPHKIGLWNEKHCLALKQIVDEVHKNKCFISCQIMANGRTSNAKLMQSKNLPVLAPSITYPNETAEKLASELNFPIKALTIEEIHGIQNDFVNAAVNSLKIADFDFVELHATSGFLIEQFLSPLSNKRTDEYGGDLINRCRFLIEIIDKFINHPDIGAHKFGIRISPWYSHNGMVYPEENKLGNGIPYQFCQYILEQLEERKSQGNEIAYVSIVEPRVSGNSDVESFGNKSNDGIIKYWSGKLIRAGGYATNFNVVNPTSIKTNKQFTNENGEIVHYANLINDVSNDDRTLIGFSRPFTSNPDLIYRLENNLKLEYYDRPTFYTQTGDGYLTFKNYDGSPVTQLSDGELNREGISLQ